In Pseudomonas leptonychotis, the genomic stretch AGCGTGAAGAACGCTTATTACCAATCCGCATCCCGATTTATCGTGGCCTGATTGGCTGGCGCGTGTTGTTACAGCGTCGCGCCGCCGCTGAACAATTGGCCACCGTGCGCACCCTCAATGACCTGAAGCGCTTTAGCTTCGGCCAGCGTCATGACTGGCCGGATACCGCTATTTTGCGCGCCAATGGTTTACAGGTCGTCACCAGCCAGCATTATCAAGGCCTGTTCCAGATGCTTGCCGCCGGGCGCTTCGATTTGTTTCCCCGTGAAGCTGTAGTGGCTTGGCAGGAGCAAACACGCGCCGCTGCAAACGGGCTGGAGCTGAGTGTCGATGAGCACCTGCTGCTGCATTACCCAACCGCGTTTTACTTCTTCACTTCGCGCAACCGGCCAGACCTGGCGAGCGACATCGAGCGCGGCCTGGAAGCGATGATTGCCGATGGCAGTTTTCAACGTCTGTTCCAGCAGTATCACGGCGCGACCTTGCGCCAGGCCAACCTACAAAACCGCCGCGTTATCGAACTGCATAACCCCGACTTGCCCCCAGCGACGCCTTTTGCTCGCAAGGAATTATGGTTTCAGCCTCAGGAGCTCAAATGATCAGTATCAGTAATGAGAAAGGCCTGTTGCAACGCATCAACATCGGTCCCCACACCCTGCACAGCGATGTATCGGTGGAGCTCGGCGGCGAA encodes the following:
- a CDS encoding substrate-binding periplasmic protein, producing MASAPLHRQRTWLKRLHTRLLFTLLCLPTAYATEQLNYPLHSDGIDPETYALALLTAALERTPGRYQLQATPVPMAQSRALLAIEHDSKSVQVMWTMTTREREERLLPIRIPIYRGLIGWRVLLQRRAAAEQLATVRTLNDLKRFSFGQRHDWPDTAILRANGLQVVTSQHYQGLFQMLAAGRFDLFPREAVVAWQEQTRAAANGLELSVDEHLLLHYPTAFYFFTSRNRPDLASDIERGLEAMIADGSFQRLFQQYHGATLRQANLQNRRVIELHNPDLPPATPFARKELWFQPQELK